From a region of the Ovis aries strain OAR_USU_Benz2616 breed Rambouillet chromosome 2, ARS-UI_Ramb_v3.0, whole genome shotgun sequence genome:
- the LOC114112821 gene encoding interferon omega-1-like, protein MAFVLSLLMALVLVSYGPGGSLGCVLSQNHVLIGRKNLRLLGQMRRLSPRLCLQDRKDFAFPQEMVEGSQLQEAQAISVLHEMLQQSFNLFHTERSSAAWDTTLLEQLRTGLHQQLDDLDACLGQVMGEEDSALGRTGPTLAVKRYFQGIHVYLKEKGYSDCAWETVRVEIMRSLSSSVSLQERLKMMYGDLSSP, encoded by the coding sequence ATGGCCTTCGTGCTCTCTCTACTCATGGCCCTGGTGCTGGTCAGTTATGGCCCGGGAGGATCCCTGGGCTGTGTCCTGTCTCAGAACCATGTTCTCATTGGCAGGAAGAACCTCAGGCTCCTGGGCCAAATGAGGAGACTCTCCCCTCGCTTGTGTCTGCAGGACAGAAAAGACTTCGCTTtcccccaggagatggtggagggcagccagctccaggaggcccaggccaTCTCTGTGCTCCACGAGATGCTCCAGCAGAGCTTCAACCTCTTCCACACAGAGCGCTCCTCTGCTGCCTGGGACACCACCCTCCTGGAGCAGCTCCGCACTGGACTCCATCAGCAGCTGGATGACCTGGATGCCTGCCTGGGGCAGGTGATGGGAGAGGAAGACTCTGCCCTGGGAAGGACGGGCCCCACACTGGCCGTGAAGAGGTACTTCCAGGGCATCCATGTCTACCTGAAAGAGAAGGGATACAGCGACTGCGCCTGGGAAACCGTCAGAGTGGAAATCATGAGATCCTTGTCTTCATCAGTCAGCTTGCAAGAAAGGTTGAAAATGATGTATGGAGACCTGAGCTCGCCTTGA